One part of the Algibacter sp. L1A34 genome encodes these proteins:
- a CDS encoding potassium channel family protein: MKLQSIINWKKIIKYKYLIALVAAFNFLLTPVHVAFSSFSASYVVVINYTLVILSSSLLATKKIAKLTTYIIGFLTLLAIWLEFANANSESILICRLVFSFVLFACFSVILIRQLLKIKEISLQFILGPLLGFLYLGILGGILFEAINFLNPNSFQLIEGFSGFSFYYFSFISITTVGYGDITPLTAPAQSLTLVMNIIGQFYLAIVIGVFVGKYINTKSK; the protein is encoded by the coding sequence ATGAAGCTGCAATCAATAATTAACTGGAAGAAAATTATAAAATATAAGTATTTGATTGCGCTTGTAGCGGCCTTCAATTTTTTATTGACCCCAGTACATGTTGCATTTAGCAGTTTTAGTGCAAGTTATGTAGTAGTTATAAATTATACATTGGTTATTTTGAGTAGCTCGTTACTTGCCACTAAAAAAATCGCGAAATTAACTACCTATATTATTGGTTTTCTGACCTTATTGGCTATTTGGTTAGAGTTTGCAAATGCTAATTCTGAGTCAATTTTAATTTGTAGGTTAGTGTTTTCTTTTGTGCTATTTGCTTGTTTTAGTGTTATTCTTATAAGGCAACTACTAAAAATAAAGGAGATAAGCCTGCAGTTTATCCTTGGACCATTATTAGGGTTTCTTTACTTAGGTATTCTTGGAGGCATTCTTTTTGAAGCTATTAACTTCTTAAATCCAAATTCATTTCAACTCATTGAAGGGTTTTCAGGCTTTAGTTTTTACTATTTCAGTTTTATAAGTATTACCACTGTTGGTTATGGAGACATTACACCGCTTACGGCGCCAGCACAATCTCTTACGCTTGTTATGAATATCATCGGGCAATTTTATCTGGCTATTGTTATCGGTGTTTTTGTAGGTAAATACATTAATACAAAATCTAAATAA
- a CDS encoding cation:proton antiporter, whose amino-acid sequence MFESFSIVFTISALFSYINYKWLKLPTTIGLMILSLILIIPITLSKTIFPEFYRFFCDIIVNADFKTLLLNGILSFLLFAGALHVNLAALKKEKKSIFLFATLGVLISTFLVGGLTFFGAQLIGLELPFLHALLFGALISPTDPIAVMAILKEANIAESLGIKIEGESLFNDGIGVVVFSGVLLIAAATGEHSSTEIGTEIGTLFLEEVVGGVFYGLIIGFLGLKCIQSLKENPQLAVMITLAVVMGGTAGAFLLHISAPLGMVVAGLFIGNKIHLNEDKNPVQKAISSFWEILDDVFNGILFVLIGLAIHLLNFNTGYIVLGILAILIVLLARFISVLLPYSLLKHEEEKPIKTVAILTWGGLRGGISIALALSLSKELSGDLILHITYIIVLFSIIVQGLSIGRFVKKLYT is encoded by the coding sequence ATGTTCGAATCTTTCAGTATTGTATTTACAATTTCAGCACTTTTTAGCTACATTAATTATAAGTGGTTAAAATTACCAACAACTATTGGGTTAATGATTTTAAGTTTAATCTTAATCATCCCAATAACCCTAAGTAAAACTATTTTCCCTGAATTTTACAGGTTCTTTTGCGACATTATTGTTAATGCAGATTTTAAAACACTACTACTTAATGGTATTTTAAGTTTTTTACTGTTTGCTGGAGCTCTACATGTTAACCTTGCCGCACTTAAAAAAGAAAAAAAATCAATTTTTCTGTTTGCAACTTTAGGGGTTCTCATATCTACATTTTTAGTTGGTGGTTTAACCTTTTTTGGTGCGCAACTTATTGGTTTAGAATTACCTTTTTTACACGCACTTTTATTTGGTGCATTAATATCTCCAACCGATCCAATTGCTGTTATGGCTATTTTAAAAGAGGCTAATATTGCGGAAAGTTTAGGAATTAAAATAGAAGGAGAATCGTTGTTTAATGATGGTATTGGTGTTGTTGTTTTTTCAGGAGTATTATTAATAGCTGCTGCGACAGGAGAGCATAGTTCAACCGAAATAGGAACAGAAATAGGAACATTATTTTTAGAAGAAGTAGTAGGAGGAGTATTCTATGGACTAATAATTGGTTTTCTAGGATTAAAATGTATTCAATCTTTAAAAGAAAATCCTCAATTAGCGGTAATGATTACACTTGCTGTAGTTATGGGTGGAACAGCAGGTGCCTTTTTATTGCATATTTCAGCACCATTAGGGATGGTTGTTGCAGGATTATTTATAGGAAACAAAATACATCTTAATGAAGATAAAAACCCTGTGCAAAAAGCAATTAGTTCTTTTTGGGAGATCTTAGACGATGTATTTAATGGTATTTTATTTGTACTTATTGGGCTTGCCATTCATTTATTAAATTTTAATACAGGTTATATTGTATTAGGTATTCTTGCTATTCTAATTGTGCTTCTAGCTCGGTTTATTTCCGTGCTTTTACCATATTCATTATTAAAACATGAAGAAGAAAAACCAATTAAAACAGTTGCTATTTTGACATGGGGCGGCTTACGAGGCGGTATTTCTATAGCATTAGCGTTAAGTTTAAGTAAAGAACTTTCAGGAGATTTAATACTTCATATAACTTATATTATTGTGTTGTTCTCAATTATTGTACAAGGATTAAGTATAGGTCGTTTTGTAAAGAAATTATATACATAA
- a CDS encoding S1C family serine protease → MNKIKSIVYLVILVITTNLNAQDLSTLFKELDPSVVTIEVIEYKVKDDKITSSGGLGSGVIIDKEGFILTAAHVVESANKVSVKLQNGVEFTADVLSSSTAADVALLKIRTVPINLKPVKVGSSNASEVGEQILVIGAPLGLEHSLSVGHISRKMKKNIISNGEMAGFIQTDASINHGNSGGPMFNTKGELIGIVSFILSNSGGFEGLGFAVDIDTAKKVLFDVNSFWTGFEGVFLSEGLAGVFNTPQKSGVLIQRITPNSFADKIGLKPGVIQAEILGQKLWLGGDIILSIQGLSCNAPHDLGNIKKQIESLKVGDKVLIEVLRKGKVLTLESNF, encoded by the coding sequence ATGAATAAAATTAAAAGCATAGTTTATTTAGTTATACTAGTTATTACTACTAACCTAAATGCACAAGATTTATCTACTTTATTCAAAGAACTCGATCCATCAGTGGTAACCATTGAGGTTATAGAATATAAGGTAAAAGATGACAAAATAACAAGTTCAGGAGGTTTAGGCTCTGGGGTTATTATTGATAAAGAAGGCTTTATTTTAACAGCAGCTCATGTTGTTGAATCGGCAAATAAAGTATCGGTTAAACTTCAAAATGGAGTTGAGTTTACGGCAGATGTGTTATCAAGTTCAACAGCTGCAGATGTAGCACTTCTTAAAATAAGAACGGTACCTATAAATTTAAAACCAGTAAAAGTAGGAAGTTCTAATGCTTCAGAAGTTGGAGAACAAATACTTGTAATTGGTGCACCTTTAGGTTTGGAACACTCATTATCTGTTGGGCATATTAGCCGTAAGATGAAAAAAAATATTATTTCTAATGGTGAGATGGCCGGTTTTATACAAACAGATGCTTCTATAAATCATGGGAATTCTGGAGGGCCAATGTTTAATACCAAAGGAGAATTAATTGGTATTGTAAGCTTTATTTTATCTAATAGTGGAGGGTTTGAAGGACTTGGTTTTGCTGTAGATATTGATACGGCGAAAAAAGTTTTGTTTGATGTTAATAGTTTTTGGACAGGGTTTGAAGGTGTTTTTTTAAGCGAAGGTCTTGCTGGTGTTTTTAATACACCACAAAAATCAGGAGTCTTAATTCAGCGTATAACGCCTAACTCTTTTGCAGATAAAATTGGATTAAAACCTGGTGTTATTCAAGCAGAAATATTAGGTCAGAAATTATGGTTAGGTGGTGATATTATTTTAAGTATTCAAGGCTTAAGCTGCAATGCACCTCACGATTTGGGGAATATTAAAAAGCAGATAGAAAGTCTAAAAGTTGGAGATAAAGTGTTAATTGAGGTTTTAAGAAAAGGAAAGGTATTAACGCTTGAGTCTAATTTTTAA